The following proteins are co-located in the [Limnothrix rosea] IAM M-220 genome:
- a CDS encoding sodium-dependent bicarbonate transport family permease translates to MDFLSDFFTLFLGKLQSPTLGFLIGGMVVAAVNSRLSIPDAVYKFIVFMLLIKVGLSGGIAIRNANLVEMLLPALFAMVMGILIVFIGRLTLANLPGVRTVDGIATAGLFGAVSGSTLAAALTLLETEGIEYEAWAAALYPFMDIPALVTAIVLASIYVSKKREKAVHEEAVNKQPVAAGDYPSSRQEYLSGQSGTKSKRVEIWPIVKESLQGSALSALLLGLGLGLLTRPERVYESFFDPGFRGLLSILMLVMGMEAWARLGELRKVGQWYALYAIVAPLIHGLLAFGLGMVAHYATGFSLGGVVILATIAASSSDISGPPTLRAGIPSANPSAYIGSSTAVGTPVALAIGIPLFIGLAQALANGGV, encoded by the coding sequence GTGGATTTTTTATCCGATTTTTTCACGCTCTTCCTAGGGAAGTTGCAGTCTCCAACGCTCGGCTTTCTAATCGGTGGTATGGTCGTTGCCGCTGTTAATAGTCGTTTATCAATTCCCGATGCAGTCTATAAATTCATCGTATTTATGCTGCTCATTAAAGTTGGTCTAAGCGGTGGTATCGCCATCCGCAACGCCAACCTAGTTGAGATGCTATTACCAGCATTATTTGCCATGGTAATGGGTATCTTGATTGTATTTATTGGCCGCTTGACCCTTGCCAATTTACCGGGCGTTAGGACAGTTGATGGCATTGCGACCGCCGGTTTATTTGGTGCAGTGAGTGGCTCTACCCTTGCCGCCGCCCTAACACTACTAGAAACCGAAGGCATAGAGTACGAAGCTTGGGCAGCAGCACTTTATCCCTTTATGGATATTCCTGCCCTCGTCACAGCAATTGTTTTAGCCAGTATTTATGTCAGCAAAAAGCGCGAGAAAGCTGTTCATGAAGAAGCAGTAAACAAACAACCCGTTGCAGCAGGCGACTACCCCAGCAGCAGGCAGGAGTATCTCAGCGGTCAAAGCGGAACCAAGAGCAAGCGAGTCGAAATCTGGCCGATTGTCAAAGAGAGTCTTCAAGGATCTGCTTTATCTGCACTACTACTTGGCCTTGGCTTAGGATTACTGACCCGCCCTGAAAGAGTATATGAGAGCTTCTTTGATCCCGGTTTCCGTGGCCTGCTTTCAATCCTCATGCTAGTGATGGGTATGGAAGCTTGGGCGAGACTTGGTGAACTCCGTAAAGTCGGTCAATGGTATGCTCTATACGCGATTGTTGCACCACTCATACATGGTCTCCTTGCCTTTGGTCTTGGCATGGTTGCTCACTATGCAACAGGCTTTAGCCTTGGCGGTGTTGTTATCCTAGCGACTATTGCCGCTTCTAGTTCTGATATCTCTGGACCTCCCACCCTAAGGGCAGGTATTCCTTCCGCTAACCCCTCTGCTTATATTGGTTCGTCCACCGCTGTGGGTACACCTGTTGCCCTTGCAATCGGTATTCCCCTCTTCATCGGACTTGCCCAAGCGCTTGCAAATGGCGGAGTCTAA
- a CDS encoding tyrosine-type recombinase/integrase translates to MTNALAKAEVFPALEQELDILAQLLENQKSPNTWRAYRKDIRDFFRFAADAHEPTPILVDAFLKLDQTQALSLVLRYKNDLRDRRRLKEATINRRLAALKSLVRLANQLGQCTFTLDGIKGEKVVNYRDTTGIKQNLYRQILQIPDRGSVKGKRDYALLRLLWDNALRRGEIVQINLEDLDMENRKVAILGKGKGTQRQDITLSKATVTALEEWIAVRPKQKGRVQPLFIALDHAHYGHRLTGTAIYQLVRKTAKLAGIDKVMSPHRIRHSGITAALDATNGDVRKVQKFSRHSDLNTLMIYDDNRKNMQGEVTDLLADLI, encoded by the coding sequence ATGACTAACGCCCTTGCGAAAGCCGAAGTGTTTCCTGCTCTAGAACAAGAGCTGGATATCCTCGCACAACTCCTCGAAAATCAAAAATCACCCAACACCTGGCGTGCCTACAGGAAGGATATTCGCGATTTCTTTCGGTTCGCAGCGGATGCCCATGAACCAACCCCAATACTGGTTGATGCCTTCCTAAAACTGGATCAAACCCAAGCTTTATCCCTCGTATTACGCTACAAAAATGACCTGCGCGATCGCCGCCGTCTCAAAGAAGCAACCATTAATCGCCGACTGGCTGCGTTGAAATCTTTGGTGCGTTTAGCAAATCAGTTGGGGCAATGTACCTTTACCCTCGATGGAATTAAAGGAGAAAAAGTCGTTAATTATCGAGATACGACAGGTATAAAACAAAATTTGTATAGACAAATCTTGCAAATACCAGATAGAGGAAGCGTCAAAGGGAAGCGAGACTACGCATTGTTAAGATTGCTCTGGGATAATGCTTTACGGCGCGGCGAAATTGTCCAAATTAATTTAGAAGATTTAGACATGGAAAACCGAAAAGTGGCGATTTTAGGGAAAGGCAAGGGCACACAAAGGCAGGACATTACCCTTTCGAAGGCGACAGTGACAGCATTGGAGGAATGGATTGCAGTGCGTCCGAAGCAAAAAGGCCGGGTTCAACCTCTGTTTATCGCGTTAGATCATGCTCACTATGGTCATCGGTTAACGGGAACAGCTATTTATCAGCTGGTACGGAAAACGGCAAAGCTTGCAGGTATTGACAAGGTGATGTCACCTCACCGCATTCGCCATTCTGGGATTACTGCGGCATTGGATGCAACCAATGGGGATGTACGTAAGGTACAAAAGTTTTCGCGGCACTCGGATCTCAATACGTTGATGATTTATGACGATAACCGGAAAAATATGCAGGGTGAAGTGACGGATTTGTTAGCAGATTTAATTTAA